In Labrus bergylta chromosome 1, fLabBer1.1, whole genome shotgun sequence, one genomic interval encodes:
- the si:ch211-243a20.3 gene encoding uncharacterized protein si:ch211-243a20.3 → MAPPYLWMGLMVVAVATGAHSASEENELDYGFWNYREGADSVNVATVRSVTRVLDAWGKRIFNEIRTLLHSQPSTLLPDYSRVRPLSESLNDLFREVSLLRRRITELSHRLATLEPFLRHHGYLEEAKEGEHEEADGVGAGGGRALAPQTLRGEVESLSRYSPPRRSRVVRRRRVRVVKPGGVKVVQRERQTH, encoded by the exons ATGGCCCCTCCTTATCTGTGGATGGGGCTGATGGTGGTTGCCGTAGCAACAGGGGCCCATTCAGCCAGTGAAGAGAATGAGCTGGATTACGGGTTCTGGAACTACAGAGAGGGCG CCGACAGTGTGAACGTTGCCACGGTGCGCAGTGTGACCAGAGTTTTAGACGCCTGGGGAAAACGCATCTTTAATGAGATCAGGACTTTACTGCACTCTCAGCCCAGCACGTTGCTGCCCGACTACTCCAG GGTGCGCCCTCTGTCTGAGTCCCTCAACGACCTGTTCAGAGAAGTGTCTCTCCTGCGCAGGCGCATCACCGAGCTCTCCCATCGCCTAGCAACCTTGGAACCCTTCCTCCGTCATCATGGCTACCTGGAGGAGGCGAAGGAGGGAGAGCATGAGGAGGCGGATGGGGTAGGGGCGGGAGGCGGACGGGCTCTGGCTCCTCAGACTCTAAGAGGGGAGGTGGAGAGTCTGTCCCGGTACAGCCCGCCCAGGAGGAGCCGGGTGGTGAGGAGGAGACGGGTGAGAGTGGTGAAGCCCGGGGGAGTGAAGGTggtgcagagggagagacagacgcactga